A portion of the Salarias fasciatus chromosome 15, fSalaFa1.1, whole genome shotgun sequence genome contains these proteins:
- the LOC115402030 gene encoding synaptotagmin-like protein 3 produces MDLSLLQFLEREKVLEVLRRDKQLRIIEEDRIRRMKYELQELRRRGAKSFTRQYGERTCARCQRPLGKFWNSGSICRGCSHRICTKCRVGATDWKCTVCHAYRDVKVRSGEWFLLEKAKKFPATGDKYETVGEKLLKTYGVLSHISIVPPTPPPYLDYQFLSRSGDSKNSRPFTSSVEDLMASFTSHIKKISTSQSDVRTDQLKVDSSRRGSCFKTQKSLSESDISKAIHLFKVPSLPNLFKKNKDSDQEGSSTGAEEDTFFGSDYSGGKRGSNSSIGTECGLFESVAVSGELELALAYSTHTSCLEITVGACRNLTYGDSKKKKCHPFVKLHVLPDKSPKLKTSVKRNTTDPVYNEVLKFDIERHLLIGKRLQASVWHLGKLRRKTFLGEVLLPLDGWTVDDKFSQGFNWYPLCPKVESLEGLIVD; encoded by the exons ATGGATTTAAGTTTGCTTCAgttcctggagagagagaaagtcctGGAGGTGCTTCGGAGGGACAAGCAGCTGCGGATCATCGAGGAGGACAGGATCAG AAGGATGAAATatgagctgcaggagctccggaGGAGGGGGGCCAAGAGTTTCACCCGACAGTACGGCGAGCGGACCTGCGCCCGCTGCCAGAGGCCTCTGGGAAAGTTCTGGAACTCGGGTTCGATCTGCCGCGGCTGCAGCCACCGCATCTGCACCAAGTGCCGCGTGGGAGCGACGGACTGGAAGTGCACGGTGTGCCACGCCTACAG GGATGTGAAGGTCCGGTCAGGAGAGTGGTTTCTATTGGAAAAGGCAAAGAAATTTCCAGCCACTGGAG ATAAATACGAGACGGTCGGAGAGAAGCTGTTAAAGACTTACGGCGTGCTGAG tcATATATCTATCGTGCCTCCAACTCCTCCACCATACTTGGATTATCAGTTTCTGAGCAGATCTGGG GATTCTAAAAACTCCAGGCCTTTCACCAGTTCAGTGGAGGATCTGATGGCTTCCTTCACAAGTCACATAAAAA AGATTTCCACCTCTCAGAGCGACGTGAGGACCGACCAGCTGAAGGTTGACAGCAGCCGCCGGGGCTCTTGCTTCAAGACCCAGAAGAGTCTGTCGGAAAGCGACATCAGCAAAGCCATTCAT CTCTTTAAAGTCCCGAGTCTTCCAAACctgttcaagaaaaacaaagacagcgATCAGGAGGGCTCGTCCACCGGGGCAGAAGAAGACACCTTCTTCGGTTCTGACTACTCTGGTGGAAAGAGA ggGAGCAACAGCAGCATCGGCACAGAGTGCGGCCTGTTCGAGAGCGTCGCCGTCAgcggggagctggagctggctcTGGCCTACAGCACccacacttcctgtctggagatCACGGTGGGCGCCTGCAGGAACCTGACGTACGGGgacagcaagaagaagaagtgtcaccC GTTTGTCAAACTCCACGTGCTGCCAGATAAAAGCCCCAAACTGAAGACATCAGTGAAGAGGAACACAACAGATCCGGTTTATAACGAAGTTTTAAAG TTCGACATCGAGCGCCATCTGCTGATTGGGAAGAGGCTGCAGGCCTCCGTGTGGCATTTAGGCAAACTGAGAAGGAAAACGTTCCTGGGCGAGGTTCTGCTGCCGCTGGACGGCTGGACAGTCGATGACAAGTTCTCCCAGGGCTTCAACTGGTACCCGCTGTGCCCCAAG GTTGAAAGTCTGGAGGGACTGATTGTGGATTAG